AGGTTGTCGTCCCCAAGTTGCTGGACATAGCCAGCCGGATTGCCGCTGTTGCCGTTGTAGCCCACAAGGTTGCCGTCACCCGACTGCTTAACCGAAAGGTCGTTGTTGTCCCCGTCCTGCCGAAGCGGGATGTTGGCATAGTCGGTGAACGTCGCCGTTGTACCGGCCACGTTGTTCGTTCCGGCCCCCTGGTCGATCAATGCGGCGTTGCCACTGCCGTTCTGTACAATGGCCGCTTTGTTGCTGTCCGCCCAGGCCGCGGCGGCCACTGCCATGGCCGTGGAGGTCACCAGGATTGTCTTCAGATGTGTCATCTTACGCCCCCAATGCAATATTCAATGGTCAACAGCGTCATGTTGCGCACAATTCAATTGGGTCAAACTCCTGAAATTGATCGTTAAATTCACCTGAATGCTATAGAAATTATGTTGCAAACGGGATTGAGCCCCGCCGCGGATCTGCCGCGACGGGGTGTCGATTTACTGGATGATGCCGAGGTTGTTGTACGAACCGTTCTGGACAAAGTTGGCGGTGTTGTTGTTGCCATTTTGCGCCACGGCAGCCTGGTTGTTGGCCCCGATCACCGTTCCGACAAGCGCGTTGCCACTACCCCGTTGCAGGACTGCAAAGAGGTTGTCGTCTCCGGTGACTGTCACGGTCATCTCGTTGTTGCTGCCGTGTTGCCACAGGGACCCCGCAGACATCGGAAGGCCGGTGACACCATTGGCAGCCGCAAATGCGCTGCCGGCATTGCCGCTCAATGCACCACCATTATTGTTACGATCACCGGTTACACTCACATACATCTGGTTGCCATTGCCCCAGCGCTGATGGGTGTTCAGTGAGTTGTCGTCGCCGAGAATGTCGATCTCGGCAGTATGGTGGTCGCCCTCCACCCAGTGGTCCACAAAGTTGCGGTTGCCGTGTTCCATCACCCAGGCTTTGTTGGAGGACCCGCTGATGTCGACCTGCGCCCAGTTGTTGTCGACAGTCTGCGAGATACCAACGTTGTTATAGTTGCCCCCCAGCACAGCAAGCTGCACAGTGTTCGCATCGCCGACCTGGCTGATGCCCAACTCGTTGCTGCTGCCGGTGATGGACAGTGTGCCAACAGTGTTGTTCGTCCCGTCCTGCGTCACGCCGAACTGGTTGCTGTTCCCGGAAATGTCGAGTGCCAGAGCGTTGTTGCCCTTGTTGACGTTCCCGTTGTTCAAGTCTTCGAACCCTTGTTTGAGTTCGCTTGTGGACGCACCGCTGAGAGCCGCATATCCACCCAGCGCTCCACGACCGTTGTCGTCGCCGGAGATCGAGACAGTCATCGTGTTGCCCGGGATGCTCCCCCCTGTGACGGTCTGTTTGGCAAGCGCGATGGTGTTTCTGGTGCCGGACATGGTCAGCGTGGCCGAGTTGCCGGAACCGCCCTTGTGCTTGTCCTGGAAAACCTCCGTGATGACATTGTCGTCACCGGTCTGCTGCAGGATGGTCAATGCGTTGCCGGACGCACCGACCGCACCACCGAAGCGGTTTCGTTGAGTCACCTTGCCAACTACGTTGTCATTCGAGCTTTGGGTGATCGACGCCGTGTTGCCGTTGGGAGAGGAGGCATACTGCGCCAGCTGCTGGAAGCCGTTCAGACCGATGTCGTTGTTATCGCCGCTCTGCACGATGTCCAGATCGTTGTTGGAGTTGCTCTGTGCAATCTGACGGATGTTCTGGCTGGTCGAACCCGCCTCGTTGTCGTTACCCGCGCTTTGGGTAATCAGAGCACTGTTCGTGCCCGTCCCGGATCCGGACTGGATCTGATCCAAGTAGGCTTCGTTGCCACTGCCGGCGAAAGCCGCGGCGCTCATCGAAAGGGTAAGAGCAGTTGTCGTGATATAGGTCGTTTTCAGAAGTTTCATGATAGTACCTCCCCCCAGAGGTCAAAATGATTAACACACGTAAAATCGCGGGGCTGAGGAATGCATTCAGCCCCGCGCAACTCTTTGATTACTGAATGATGCCAGCGTTGTTGGTACCGCCAGTCTGCGAGAAGCTCGCGGTGTTGCTGCTGCCGACCTGAACAACGGCAGACTGGTTGCTGTTGCCATTCACGGTAGCGGTGATGCTGTTGTCAGCGCCCCACTGCAGGGTACCGAACAGGTTGTTGTTGCCGGTCACGGAGGCCAGGACAGTGTTGTCATTGCCCTGCTGCTGGATCAGGCCCGCCTCAAAGGAAACGTGGCTGCCAGCGGCCGCCAGCGCGGAACCAGCCAACAGCGGCGTGGTGCCGGTCAGACCATTGCCATCACCAAAGACGGAAACCGTTGCGCTGTTGTCGTTGCCATTCTGCAAGACACCGAAGGCGTTGTTGTCATTGGTTACGGTAACCGAAGCACCATTGGTATTGCCCATCTGGGAAATACCAACATTGTTGCCGTTACCTGCAATCGCGGCAACGTTGACGAGGTTGCTGTTACCGTGCTGAAGAACACCCAGCTGGTTGTTGTCGCCGGTGACTTCCAGGGTGCCAACATCGTTGTCTTTGCCCTGCTGGTAGGTCCCGACCAGGTTGCCGGTGCCGCCGATGATGACATTGGCGTTGGTGCGGGTCGCATTGAACTGGCGGAAGTGGGCCGCAACCGCACCCGAGCCATTGGCAAAACCGGTGAAGTCCCCGATGCCATTGCTGACGCCGTTCATGGTGATGGTCAGGGTATTGTCACCCGAACCGTTGTTGGACACTTTCTGCTGCACCAAATCAATGTTGTCGCTGGTGCCGGACATGGTGATCGTCGCCGTGTTGCGGTCGTTCACCTTGCCTTCCTGATTGATCGTGGTGATGTTGTTCGACGTTCCGTTCTGCTTCACCGTCAGGGTGTTGGGAACACCCGCAGAACCGGGGCCGCCATTGTGGAACTGCACCAGCTCGCCGATCACGTTGCTGCCACCGCCGGACTGAGTCACGGTTGCCACGTTCGAGGAAACGGCACCCGGGTTGGAGGCTTTGCCAACCTGAGACACGCCGGAGCCGATCAAGCCGATCTCGTTGTTGTCGCTCGACTGCGTGATGCTCAGCTGGTTATAGCCATCGGCAGCCGTAAAGCCGTCCTGGGTCATTTTCAGACCAGCAGAACCTGCCTTGTTGTTGTCGCCACCGCTCTGATCGACGATCGCGCTGTTCGCCACGTCCTGCTGATCCAGGTAGGCTTCATTGCTGTCCGCAAAAGCTGCAGTGCTCAGCGAAAGCGTCAGGGCTGTGGTGGTAATCAAGGATGTTTTGAGAAGTTTCATAATTTTCTCCGTTTTGAGCCGGGGTAAATGCCCCATCAAACGGCGGGACCCTCAGGAATGAGGCCCCCGCCAAAAAGCTTACTGAAGGATGCCAGCGTTATTGCTGCCGCCAGTTTGGGTGAAATTGGCTGTATTGCTGTTGCCCACCTGGGAAACCGCTGCCTGGTTGGCGCCGCCAACGACAGACGCAACGATGGCGTTGTTGTTGCCATCCTGAAGCGAGGCCATCAGGTTGTTCGAACCGATAACGGAGCCTAAGAAAGAGTTACCCGCGCCATCCTGGGTAAATACGCCTTCTGTCAGCCCGAGGGATGCGGCGTTGCCGCTGAAGGTTCCCGACAGGGCCGTGTTGTTGTTCGCGTCGCCGACCATGGCCAGGATGAAGTTGTTGCCAGTCCCGGTCTGATCCAGCTTGGCAACGTTGTCATCGCCATTCACGCTCATGGTGGCAACGTTAAAGCCGCCATTCTGATCAATCAGCAGCGCGTTGCGATCACTTCCGTTGGTCAGGATGGCAGTCGCCACATTGACGATCCCCACCTGTTTGACACCAACGTCGTTATCGTCGCCAACGATCGGTATAATGGTGATGATGTTGGCGTTGCCATCCTGGAAACCAGCGGTCTGGTTGCCGGAACCGACAACTGAGACGGATCCGACGGTATTGCCGTTACCGGACTGAGTGAAACCAAATTCGTTGCTGTCGCCTAGCGCAGCATAGTTCACCGAGTTGCCAATGCCGGACTGCAAAATGCTGGAATCCGTGGCCCCAACCGAGCCGGCATTGGGCAGGGTCAAGCCGCCGCGGCCGTTGTTGCTGCCGCTCTGGGACACAATAGCAATGTTCCCACCGAAACCAAACGGGCCTGTACCAGACTGGGCGATCGTGGAAATCCTGTTGAACGCACCATTCTGAGTCGCGATCGCTGTGTTGCTGCCACCATCCTGATCCACGAGCTTGATGAAGTTGCGGGTGCCGTCCTGTGTCAGGTTGGCCGAGTTACCCCAACCCACCTGGACAACGCCATTGTTACCCTGGTTCAGGTTCGAGTTTTCAAAAATCAGACCTGAGTTCTCGTTTTGATTAAGGTTCCCGCCGATCTGGTTTCGCGTGTAGCTGCTGCCGTTTGCAACATTTACGTTCTGCGAGACGGTCACACTGTTCTTAACAAGACCGGTTGAAGTCTGGCGCACGCCGCTCAGCAAGTTACCATCGCCGCTCAGCGGGCCGCTACGCGGAGCATTGCCGACCGAAGACTGGGTGATAGTCAGCTCATTCCCCACCGACAAGAAGCTCGTGGCAGTTTGCTCGATCACATTGACAAAGTTGGTCACGGAGCTTTGCGTTACCGTTGCGGAGTTGTCGTCGCCGGTCTGGGTCACACCGTTGCTGTTACCACCGCGCCGGACCCCGATGAAGTTATCATCACCAGACTGGACGATATCCAGAGAGTTGCCCTCGCCGTTCTGCACCATCGCATTGCCAGAGGCTGACGAAGAACCTTGCTGACCGCCTGCCTGGTTCGTGTTGCCCAGCGACTGATCGACGCTTGCGCTGTTGTCGGATCCGATCTGTTCCAGAAAGGCCTTGTTGTCATCAGCATGGGCTGCCGCGCTCATGCTCAGCGTCAACGCAGTCGTTGCCACCAGAAAACGTTTTGAAATTCGCATTTTGGTCTCCAATTACCGTTACCAGGTTCTTCCGCCAAAGAAGCCTTCGACTTCGGAACCGCCCCAGCGGGGCGTCCTGCATCAATTGCAGGCATGCCCCGACCCAACTGTTTAAAAGGGCCCACGCACCAAGAATTTAGATGTGGCTATGAAAGATATTCCTCTGTCCATTCACCCCTCGTGCGCCCCCACGCACCGTTAACTTTCTGTTAACAATTCTGCCGCCTCATTGAGACCTAAGAGATGATTTAAATCAAGCTTTCAGTAATCAAGTTGCAAATTTTTATATAATTTTAGCTAATCCGGACCGAACTCGTTCGCACCCCGCACCCATTCACCCCAAATCCGGACGATTGTTTTCAATTAAGTGTCAATTTCACGGGGGCCCCACCAACGAATCCAAGCGCAACGCGTGCGCTTTCGTAACGTCAACACAACCATTGCTAGAATTGCCCAATTCCCCGCAAAAACCCTGACGCGAGCCTTCATCATCGACAAGTGACAGATTCGCAACACACTTATGCGAATTATTTCAACTTGGACAATTCGTCATCGCCAAGTCACTATTTGCTGCGCTTTTAGAGGTGATGGGCGCTGGACACCCAGTCGGCGTGGTTGTTATCACCCGTGAGTCGGTCAATTAGCGACGCATCACGGCAGGTTTGTAGGATTGGTGGTTGATATGAAAAATTCCTTCATTGGCTTCACTGCATCAGCACTCTTATTTGCGGGAGCCGGTGTATCTGGAGAGTTGACCTATACTCCGATCAACCCGTCCTTCGGCGGCGCTCCCCTCAACTCATCCCACCTGCTGTCGACTGCGAATGCGCAGCGCGACGCGACAGCGCGGGATGCAGTAAGCAGCTCGACCACAGGAACCGGAACAACATCTCCGACCGGAACCACAAACGCCGATTTGTTCGTGCGCCAGCTCGAAGGTCGCTTGCTTTCCGCTCTCGCGGGCCAGGTGACCGAGGCGATCTTCGGAAGCAACCCATCCGATCAGGGCACAGTGACGTTCGGAACCACCGAAGTCACGTTTGAGCGTACGGTGGATTCCATCAGCCTCACAATTGTCGACTCCCTGGATGGCACCGTGACAGAAATCGTGGTCCCGCAACTGGTAACTGGAAGTTAAAATTAGGTTTGCTGATTGCCTGGCAGATCGGGCAGCCACAGCTACGAATTAGAACGAGGATAAACATGGTGTTTGGTAAAGAAGCAGGCCTGCGAGTGCTACTCCGTGCCATGGTGGTGGCTGGAACCGCTGCTCTCTCTGGCTGCGCCACGACACCAGGGCCATTTTTTGGGACCACCGATCCGACGATTGTGCAGCCGACACCGGTCAACATGAGCCTACGCACGCTGCCAGAACCGACACGCCGCATATCCGTCTCCGTTTACGATTTTCCTGACCTTACCGGACAATACAAAGAGCGCGAACTCGTCCAGACACTGTCCCGGGCCGTGTCCCAGGGCGGTTCTGCGGTTCTGATCAAAGCACTACAGGATGCCGGTGAACGCCGCTGGTTCACAGTTCTGGATCGCGCCGGCCTGCAGGACCTCGTCCGGGAGCGCCAGATCCTCACTGAAATGCGTCGGCAGTATCGCGGTGAGACAGAGATCGATCCGAATGCATTGGCGCCGCTGCTGCACTCCGGCATCATCCTGCAGGGTGGAATCGTGGGATACGACAGCAACACCCAAACAGGTGGCGCAGGCGCACGATACCTTGGCATCGGCGGCAATACCGAGTGGCAACTGGATACCGTGACCGTCAGCCTGCGGGCTGTCTCGACCGAAACTGGCGAAGTCCTCACCAGCGTGGTCACCCAGAAATCAATCGGCTCCTCCCTGATCCGGGGTAGCGTGTTCCGCTACATCGCGCTGGACGAGCTGCTTGAAATCGAAGCCGGCGTGACCGGGAACGAACCCCGCTTGATTGCCTTGCAACAGGCCATCGAAAAGGCTGTCTACGGCACCATCATCGAAGGGGCCGAGGTCGGGTTGTGGGCCTTCAAGGACAAGGGATCCCAGCAGCGCCTGATTGCGAAGTACCGTCAGGAGAAACTGGGGGAATACCTCGGCCAGACGCTCCCCCCGGTGCGTCCAGTGACGATCTCTGCCGCCCGGATTACCCAGACGCGGCCCAAGCCGCGACCAACACCGCCCGCCCCCAGCGTGCGTCAGTTGCCGCCTGCAGTCGATGAAGGTGGCCCGGTAACGCCGCCGCCGCCGGCAGACGGCGAGGTCATTGGTTAACCTCGTTCTGCCCGCTTAGGCACTTCACTTTCTGAAATAACAGGATCGTTTCAGATCCTGGGCCAGACAGCGGAGCAGGCATATGCCTTATCCGCTGTTTGCTGTACTGCCATCAAAGGCAAATTCTCACAGTAATAATTTGTTTAAATTTAAGATAAAAACATCCAAAAAGCCTCCTTCAAGCGCCTATAGCCCGCCTCAAACTCGCCCTTATTCTATCCTTTCCTGTGCCTGCCCCAGGTCGCTGACCGAAGGCCTCGCCGTCACAGGAGGATATGCAATGAAGACACCGTTCAAACCACCTCTGGTTGCACATTTCATTTGCCTGACAGCTTTCACGCTGAGCCTCAGCACCGAAACGGCAGCAGCTCAGGACAATGTCGTTTCACTCAGAACAGAACCGGCCAATACCCTGGAGGTCCTCGTCGAGCCAGAAAATACGATAACCCTGACCATCTCAGGAAATGACAACGGCGGATTTGGCCAAAGCTGGCCCGCGCTTCCCGCATTTGCCGCCGCAACTATTCAGCCGGGCGTATTGTCGCAAACAGGCTTCGGCAATCAAATCGACCTGTCTGTCCTCGGATCAGACAACCTTTTCGCCATTGCGCAGAATGGTTCCAATAACCGGGCCTTTGGTCAGATAACCGGCACCGGCAACACAGGGCTCGTCATGCAAACCGGACATGCAAATGTGGCCGTGTTTCATCAGCATGGAAACGGAAATAGTGTAGCGATCTCCCAATCATCATGGTAACGTATTGTTAACTTTTGGGGAGTTTTTGCTTTGATACGTTTACTTGATATTACCCCTATGACGGTCGTCGTGGCGCTTTCACTGACCTCCATGGCTGCTGCTGGCAGTGGAAACGTTGTTTATCTTGAGCAGGGCGACGGCACGAGCGCGGGCAACGAGCTATTTATTGACCAAAGTGACGCAACGAATTCGCTCGTCGCCGGTGCTCCAGACGGGCTGTCACCTGCCAGCCAGTATGGCACCTACAACAGCGGCGAGATCATTCTAGAAGGCGAAGGCGCAACTGTTTACTTCAGTCAAAACAATGCCTTAACCGGATCACCACTTGGCAATTCCGCGACCATCTTTGGCGGTGAATTGGCCTCCATCGTGTTGTCCCAAACCGGCTCCAGGAATACCGGTGAGATCTCAGTGACCGGCACCAATAACTCCGCGGGCCTTCTGCAGACCGGCAATGGCAACGATGGCAATGTCGACGTGTCCGGCTCCAACAATTCCGGCACCTTGGTTCAGACCGGCAATCAGAACAGTTTCAGCCTGTCTGTGGCCGGTGATTCGACAAATGTCACCTACACGCAGATTGGTAATGGACTGTCAGCGGTGAATGGAGCGGGGCCAACCGTCATTTCAAACGGCGGAACTGTTCTGATCACGCAGACGCGCTAGGCTGGCTGCGCCATGCGTCGACTGCTTTCGACCCTTGGACTTGCCTGCACCGTTTTGATGTCCGCGGGAACATCCACCGCCACAGCGCAATCCGCTGCAGCTGAGATTTCGATCATTCCCACCGCTCAAGGTGTGGAAATCGAAGGTCGCGTGATCGGACTGGACGAGGGTGAGGTGCAGGCTGCTCTGACAATCGTCAAATCCGACTCTGGCGGAACCTCCAACCTGACACAAAGCCGTGCAATCGGAATACACCGTGGGGAACGTCATGTCATAGGCAAGACGACCCTTTCGATACAGCCCGGCGGCAAGCTCTCGGTCGAGTTATCCGTAACGCGAGACGGAGCCGAAATCGCCACCGCGGTGTCCACATTCGGACCATAATTTCCAAGGAACAGGAATGGTAATGCTCAAATCGCTTTCTCTGGGTGCGCTTGCCGCGCTTGTAACGCTGATTGCGCCCCCGTCGTCTGCTCAAACTAAAGAACAGCTGCTTGAAGCTTTTTCCGGGAACTGGGTGGTCTTCGACACCGCATTCTCGACCAGTTCCACACCGTGTTCGCTCAGCCTGGAAAACAAGGTGGAACTCCACGGGGTAGTTGAGGAGTCTCAGTTGCGCCCCGTCGCCAATAGCCAAAACTGCGTTGTGCCGCTGAACAGCGTTTCAGCTTGGGACATCGAGCAGAACCAGCTTGTCCTCTACGCTCAGCAGGATGTTGTCGTTGCTCGGTTGGGCGGTAACCAATCCCGTGTCACAGGCGATCTGTCCGATTCTTTTGTCAGCCTCATTCTGGAACGACCAAACGGCGACGCCTATCAGGCCGCCTTCAGCCAGGCTGTGCGCCAACACCGTTGCATTTACCTTGGCTACACAAGCGACTGCGCAGAACGTTCCGATCTGGCAGCCCCTGTCATGAGCGAAGATGGGGGTGTCGTTGCCTCTCTGGGCCTTCTGGTCAACCTGAATGTCCGCGATCAGCCCAGACGGGATGCGCGGATCGTGGGTACACTGCCGCAGGGCGCATGCCTCAAGGTGAATTACTGCACTGTGGCCTCGGACGGTATCTGGTGCCGAGCCCGCTTCGGAGAAGCCAGCGGCTGGGTCAGCAAGACCGCACTGCGCCAGGAGAAATGGCCTGTCGCGACCTTCGTCAACGGCTGTGAAGCAGAATAATAGCTAAAGACAAGCGACCGTGTTCTCAGAAGGATGCGGTCGCCCCTCTGCAGCCTCGCAGCACTGCTCCGCACGCCGCCAGAGGCGCCAAACTGCAGGCATCAAAACACAACGCGTCCAGAACATCAGATCCGGGCGTCAGGCGCTATATGTCGCTTTCGGGTATTTTTTCTTCCAACGGCGGCAAACGTTGTTTGCGTTGCAGAAGTTTTTGGTAGCGGAGGAGGGACTTGAACCCCCGACACGCGGATTATGATTCCGCTGCTCTAACCAGCTGAGCTACTCCGCCACTCGCTGTGTGGAGGCGATTTACGGAATGGGGCCGGTGGGGTCAAGCAGGAAAATCGGCTCTGCAGGATTTTCTGGTCAAAAAAATGCGCCGTCTTAAAATTTTACAATATTTACAGCACCTTAAGCCATCAAACAAAATGACCGCGAAGACAGGCACTGTGAAACACATCGCAGCCTTGGCACCCGAGCGTTAGGCTGACTGGACGCCCCCTCCCCTACCTCACCCGCTGCGAAGCGAAACCCCGCGCTTTCTCCGCGTTTTTCAGAATCGCATGCCTCGCCGGGCTGCGGCGCAGTCACCGCGCAAGCGCCGCCTTCATCGCAGGGTCAGGGAAACAAGTCGGGGGCTGCCCCATGGCCTCCTGCCAGCGCCCGATGGAGCGGCGTGTCTTGTAACCGGCCAGCCCATCGGCGCCGCCAACATCATGCCCCTGCCCTATGAGCGTACGCTGCATGGCAGCCACATCCGACCGCAGCAGCCCCCCGACACTGCCCCAGCGGGCGTGAAAGTCACCGACACCGAACTGGATGCGGTCCCCCACGTGCCCCACGAAGAGAGCGTATAGATCGCTCATGTTGTAATCCTTCAGGACATAGAAGTTCGGTGTCACCACGAAAGCGGGGCCGTAACGTCCGGCGGGCATCAAAAGGTACCCCTGCTGGGACCGTTCATGCTCCGGGAAGGGGCGCCCGGAGACACGGGTGATCCCCATGGCCTCCCAATCGGAAATAAGGCGGCCCTGATCTGGGCCTTCCAGCGTGCAAGAGACGCTGCCTGGAACTGAAACCTCAAACCCCCAGTCGCGCCCAGTTTGCCAGCCATGCCGCTTCAGATAGGTCCCGATCGAGGCGATGGTGTCGGCCTCCGAACCCCAGATATCCGCGCGGCCGTCGCCGTCGCCGTCCACGGCATGTTGCAGAAAGTTCGTGGGCATGAACTGCGGCTGGCCAAGGGCGCCAGCCCAGCTGCTCTTCATTGCATGGGCGGGCACGTGACCTGCCTCCGCGATCTGCAGCGCCGCGATCAACTCGGCCGAGAAATAGTCCGCGCGCGTGCTCATGAAGCCCTTGGTGGCGAGGACCTGAAAGGCATCATGCGGAATGGCCGCCCGCCCATAGGCGCTTTCCCGCCCCCAGATTGCGAGGATGATCCGCCCGGGTACGCCGGTTTCGCGTTCAACCTTCGTCAGGCTGGATTTGTGGCGCCGGGCCATCTGGCGCCCGGTCGCCGTGGCGCCATCGACCGCGCCGCGACCGAAGTATTTCCCGGGCTTGCCGAACTCGGCCTGCCGCTGCGTTTTCGGCGTCTTGACCGGTGCGCCGGGGGGCACCAGATCGGGCAGCTTCCAGTTCAGTGTCACGCCATCAAATGCAGTGTTGAACGTCCGGCGCGAAACACCCGCACGCCGGGCCTGCGGCCAGACCTCCTGCCGCAACCAGGTCTGGAACTGGCGTTCAATTGCAGCGCGGTTCTGAGCCAGGGCCGAACCGGCGCCGCCCAGCAACAAAGAAACAAGCAGGAGAGCACGCAACACCATTGGGGACCTTCCGGGAAACAAACATCCTACTGATCCCACCCGATCACGGACCCCATGACAAGGGCTGAGCCTCAGCTCTCCGCGTTAGCCTCGGCCAGAACCCGCCGGGCCACCCGGAAGCACTCCAGCGCCTGCGGTACACCGCAATAAATCCCGATCACATGAATAATCGCCCGCAGTTCATCCTGTGTGACACCATTGTTCAGCGCGCCTCTGCAGTGAGTTTCCCACTCCTGCATCTTGCCCAGCGCGCCGATCATGGAAAGGTTCATCATCGACCGGGTCTTGGCATCGATGACATCATCGCCCCAGCCAAACCCCCAGCACCAGGCGGTCATCGCCTCCTGAAAGGGGCGGCTGAAATCATCCGCAGCGGCTAGATTGGCATCTACATATTCCGCGCCAAGGGTGGCGCGGCGCTGCTCAAGCCCCTTTAGAAACAGATCTTCGTCAAATGTGCTCATGCTGCGGCTCCGTGAATGCAGGATTTGGCGCCGGGTTCAGATAGCCCGGCGCAGCCAAGATGCCACTGATCTCAGCAGTATGGCCAGCATTGTCACATCAGAACGATGGATCAGGGCAGCGGAGCAGTCCGGAACAGACGGATCTTCAACCCGCCATGTGCGACCGGTGCCCCGAAGGGCAAAAAGGGCAGTTGGGTCGCCTTTGCC
This genomic stretch from Phaeobacter gallaeciensis harbors:
- a CDS encoding carboxymuconolactone decarboxylase family protein; amino-acid sequence: MSTFDEDLFLKGLEQRRATLGAEYVDANLAAADDFSRPFQEAMTAWCWGFGWGDDVIDAKTRSMMNLSMIGALGKMQEWETHCRGALNNGVTQDELRAIIHVIGIYCGVPQALECFRVARRVLAEANAES
- a CDS encoding CsgG/HfaB family protein, whose product is MFGKEAGLRVLLRAMVVAGTAALSGCATTPGPFFGTTDPTIVQPTPVNMSLRTLPEPTRRISVSVYDFPDLTGQYKERELVQTLSRAVSQGGSAVLIKALQDAGERRWFTVLDRAGLQDLVRERQILTEMRRQYRGETEIDPNALAPLLHSGIILQGGIVGYDSNTQTGGAGARYLGIGGNTEWQLDTVTVSLRAVSTETGEVLTSVVTQKSIGSSLIRGSVFRYIALDELLEIEAGVTGNEPRLIALQQAIEKAVYGTIIEGAEVGLWAFKDKGSQQRLIAKYRQEKLGEYLGQTLPPVRPVTISAARITQTRPKPRPTPPAPSVRQLPPAVDEGGPVTPPPPADGEVIG
- the csgH gene encoding curli-like amyloid fiber formation chaperone CsgH — protein: MRRLLSTLGLACTVLMSAGTSTATAQSAAAEISIIPTAQGVEIEGRVIGLDEGEVQAALTIVKSDSGGTSNLTQSRAIGIHRGERHVIGKTTLSIQPGGKLSVELSVTRDGAEIATAVSTFGP
- a CDS encoding lytic murein transglycosylase translates to MVLRALLLVSLLLGGAGSALAQNRAAIERQFQTWLRQEVWPQARRAGVSRRTFNTAFDGVTLNWKLPDLVPPGAPVKTPKTQRQAEFGKPGKYFGRGAVDGATATGRQMARRHKSSLTKVERETGVPGRIILAIWGRESAYGRAAIPHDAFQVLATKGFMSTRADYFSAELIAALQIAEAGHVPAHAMKSSWAGALGQPQFMPTNFLQHAVDGDGDGRADIWGSEADTIASIGTYLKRHGWQTGRDWGFEVSVPGSVSCTLEGPDQGRLISDWEAMGITRVSGRPFPEHERSQQGYLLMPAGRYGPAFVVTPNFYVLKDYNMSDLYALFVGHVGDRIQFGVGDFHARWGSVGGLLRSDVAAMQRTLIGQGHDVGGADGLAGYKTRRSIGRWQEAMGQPPTCFPDPAMKAALAR
- a CDS encoding beta strand repeat-containing protein, with the translated sequence MKLLKTSLITTTALTLSLSTAAFADSNEAYLDQQDVANSAIVDQSGGDNNKAGSAGLKMTQDGFTAADGYNQLSITQSSDNNEIGLIGSGVSQVGKASNPGAVSSNVATVTQSGGGSNVIGELVQFHNGGPGSAGVPNTLTVKQNGTSNNITTINQEGKVNDRNTATITMSGTSDNIDLVQQKVSNNGSGDNTLTITMNGVSNGIGDFTGFANGSGAVAAHFRQFNATRTNANVIIGGTGNLVGTYQQGKDNDVGTLEVTGDNNQLGVLQHGNSNLVNVAAIAGNGNNVGISQMGNTNGASVTVTNDNNAFGVLQNGNDNSATVSVFGDGNGLTGTTPLLAGSALAAAGSHVSFEAGLIQQQGNDNTVLASVTGNNNLFGTLQWGADNSITATVNGNSNQSAVVQVGSSNTASFSQTGGTNNAGIIQ
- a CDS encoding curli assembly protein CsgF gives rise to the protein MKNSFIGFTASALLFAGAGVSGELTYTPINPSFGGAPLNSSHLLSTANAQRDATARDAVSSSTTGTGTTSPTGTTNADLFVRQLEGRLLSALAGQVTEAIFGSNPSDQGTVTFGTTEVTFERTVDSISLTIVDSLDGTVTEIVVPQLVTGS
- a CDS encoding beta strand repeat-containing protein, with translation MRISKRFLVATTALTLSMSAAAHADDNKAFLEQIGSDNSASVDQSLGNTNQAGGQQGSSSASGNAMVQNGEGNSLDIVQSGDDNFIGVRRGGNSNGVTQTGDDNSATVTQSSVTNFVNVIEQTATSFLSVGNELTITQSSVGNAPRSGPLSGDGNLLSGVRQTSTGLVKNSVTVSQNVNVANGSSYTRNQIGGNLNQNENSGLIFENSNLNQGNNGVVQVGWGNSANLTQDGTRNFIKLVDQDGGSNTAIATQNGAFNRISTIAQSGTGPFGFGGNIAIVSQSGSNNGRGGLTLPNAGSVGATDSSILQSGIGNSVNYAALGDSNEFGFTQSGNGNTVGSVSVVGSGNQTAGFQDGNANIITIIPIVGDDNDVGVKQVGIVNVATAILTNGSDRNALLIDQNGGFNVATMSVNGDDNVAKLDQTGTGNNFILAMVGDANNNTALSGTFSGNAASLGLTEGVFTQDGAGNSFLGSVIGSNNLMASLQDGNNNAIVASVVGGANQAAVSQVGNSNTANFTQTGGSNNAGILQ
- a CDS encoding SH3 domain-containing protein, whose product is MVMLKSLSLGALAALVTLIAPPSSAQTKEQLLEAFSGNWVVFDTAFSTSSTPCSLSLENKVELHGVVEESQLRPVANSQNCVVPLNSVSAWDIEQNQLVLYAQQDVVVARLGGNQSRVTGDLSDSFVSLILERPNGDAYQAAFSQAVRQHRCIYLGYTSDCAERSDLAAPVMSEDGGVVASLGLLVNLNVRDQPRRDARIVGTLPQGACLKVNYCTVASDGIWCRARFGEASGWVSKTALRQEKWPVATFVNGCEAE